The Meles meles chromosome 6, mMelMel3.1 paternal haplotype, whole genome shotgun sequence genome has a window encoding:
- the VRK1 gene encoding serine/threonine-protein kinase VRK1 isoform X1, producing MPRVKAAQAGRQGPGKRRLAENFAAGEVITDMTKKEWKLGSPIGQGGFGCIYLAATNSSESVGSDAPCVVKVEPSDNGPLFTELKFYQRAAKPEQIQKWIRTHKLKYLGVPKYWGSGLHDKNGKSYRFMIMDRFGSDLQKIYEANARRFSRKTVLQLSLRILDILEYIHEHEYVHGDIKASNLLLSYKNPDQVYLVDYGLAYRYCPEGIHKEYKEDPKRCHDGTIEFTSIDAHNGVAPSRRGDLEILGYCMIQWLTGHLPWEDNLKNPNYVRDSKIRYRENIADLMDKCFPERNKPDEIAKYMETVKLLDYAEKPLYQNLRDTLLQGLRAIGSKDDGKLDLNLVENGGLRTNARKELRRAPNPVSKIWNAPIYRKKKPQKPVQKPERESRSKSNAVNRLFFLSFDLLLFFYFNCCIFM from the exons ATGCCTCGTGTAAAAGCTGCTCAAGCTGGAAGACAGGGCCCTGGAAAGAGACGACTTGCGGAAAACTTTGCAGCTGGGGAGGTAATCACTGACATGACGAAGAAGGAGTGGAAGCTAGGCTCTCCCATTGGCCAGGGCGGCTTCGGTTGTATATATCTTG CTGCTACGAATTCTTCAGAATCGGTGGGCAGCGATGCACCTTGTGTTGTAAAAGtg GAGCCCAGTGACAACGGACCTCTCTTTACTGAACTGAAGTTCTACCAGCGAGCTGCCAAACCAGAGCAAA TTCAGAAATGGATTCGTACCCATAAACTGAAGTACCTGGGTGTTCCTAAGTATTGGGGGTCTGGCCTACatgataaaaatggaaagag TTACAGGTTTATGATAATGGATCGCTTTGGGAGTGACCTTcagaaaatatatgaagcaaatgCCAGAAGGTTTTCTCGGAAAACTGTCTTGCAGCTAAGCTTGAGAATT CTGGATATTCTGGAATATATTCACGAGCACGAGTATGTACATGGAGATATCAAGGCCTCAAATCTTCTTTTGAGCTACAAGAATCCTGACCAG GTGTACTTGGTAGATTACGGCCTTGCTTACCGGTATTGCCCAGAAGGAATTCATAAAGAATACAAAGAAGACCCCAAAAGATGTCACGATGGCACGATTGAATTCACCAGCATCGATGCACACAATGGTGTCG CCCCGTCAAGACGTGGTGATTTGGAAATCCTTGGTTATTGCATGATCCAGTGGCTTACTGGCCATCTTCCTTGGGAGGATAATTTGAAAAATCCTAACTATGTTAGAGATTCCAAAATTAG aTACAGAGAAAATATTGCAGATTTGATGGACAAATGTTTTCCCGAGAGAAACAAGCCAG ATGAGATTGCTAAATACATGGAAACAGTGAAATTACTGGACTATGCCGAGAAACCTCTTTATCAGAACTTGCGAGACACTCTTCTGCAAGGACTGAGAGCTATAGGAAGCAAGGATGATGGCAAGCTGGACCTCAACCTCGTGGAGAATGGAGGCTTGAGAACAAA CGCAAGAAAGGAATTGAGGAGAGCACCAAATCCAGTGTCGAAGATATGGAATGCTCCAATATACAGAAAGAAGAAGCCACAAAAACCC
- the VRK1 gene encoding serine/threonine-protein kinase VRK1 isoform X2: MPRVKAAQAGRQGPGKRRLAENFAAGEVITDMTKKEWKLGSPIGQGGFGCIYLAATNSSESVGSDAPCVVKVEPSDNGPLFTELKFYQRAAKPEQIQKWIRTHKLKYLGVPKYWGSGLHDKNGKSYRFMIMDRFGSDLQKIYEANARRFSRKTVLQLSLRILDILEYIHEHEYVHGDIKASNLLLSYKNPDQVYLVDYGLAYRYCPEGIHKEYKEDPKRCHDGTIEFTSIDAHNGVAPSRRGDLEILGYCMIQWLTGHLPWEDNLKNPNYVRDSKIRYRENIADLMDKCFPERNKPDEIAKYMETVKLLDYAEKPLYQNLRDTLLQGLRAIGSKDDGKLDLNLVENGGLRTKSVTKRKKGIEESTKSSVEDMECSNIQKEEATKTRSKTRKRVQK; this comes from the exons ATGCCTCGTGTAAAAGCTGCTCAAGCTGGAAGACAGGGCCCTGGAAAGAGACGACTTGCGGAAAACTTTGCAGCTGGGGAGGTAATCACTGACATGACGAAGAAGGAGTGGAAGCTAGGCTCTCCCATTGGCCAGGGCGGCTTCGGTTGTATATATCTTG CTGCTACGAATTCTTCAGAATCGGTGGGCAGCGATGCACCTTGTGTTGTAAAAGtg GAGCCCAGTGACAACGGACCTCTCTTTACTGAACTGAAGTTCTACCAGCGAGCTGCCAAACCAGAGCAAA TTCAGAAATGGATTCGTACCCATAAACTGAAGTACCTGGGTGTTCCTAAGTATTGGGGGTCTGGCCTACatgataaaaatggaaagag TTACAGGTTTATGATAATGGATCGCTTTGGGAGTGACCTTcagaaaatatatgaagcaaatgCCAGAAGGTTTTCTCGGAAAACTGTCTTGCAGCTAAGCTTGAGAATT CTGGATATTCTGGAATATATTCACGAGCACGAGTATGTACATGGAGATATCAAGGCCTCAAATCTTCTTTTGAGCTACAAGAATCCTGACCAG GTGTACTTGGTAGATTACGGCCTTGCTTACCGGTATTGCCCAGAAGGAATTCATAAAGAATACAAAGAAGACCCCAAAAGATGTCACGATGGCACGATTGAATTCACCAGCATCGATGCACACAATGGTGTCG CCCCGTCAAGACGTGGTGATTTGGAAATCCTTGGTTATTGCATGATCCAGTGGCTTACTGGCCATCTTCCTTGGGAGGATAATTTGAAAAATCCTAACTATGTTAGAGATTCCAAAATTAG aTACAGAGAAAATATTGCAGATTTGATGGACAAATGTTTTCCCGAGAGAAACAAGCCAG ATGAGATTGCTAAATACATGGAAACAGTGAAATTACTGGACTATGCCGAGAAACCTCTTTATCAGAACTTGCGAGACACTCTTCTGCAAGGACTGAGAGCTATAGGAAGCAAGGATGATGGCAAGCTGGACCTCAACCTCGTGGAGAATGGAGGCTTGAGAACAAAGTCAGTAACGAAG CGCAAGAAAGGAATTGAGGAGAGCACCAAATCCAGTGTCGAAGATATGGAATGCTCCAATATACAGAAAGAAGAAGCCACAAAAACCC